In the genome of Thermococcus celericrescens, one region contains:
- a CDS encoding biotin/lipoyl-containing protein encodes MPGKILRILVKEGDEVKTGQGLVVLEAMKMENEIPASKDGVVKKILVKEGDTVDTGQALIELE; translated from the coding sequence ATGCCGGGCAAGATTTTGAGAATCCTCGTCAAGGAAGGAGACGAGGTCAAAACCGGGCAGGGGTTAGTCGTTCTGGAAGCAATGAAGATGGAGAACGAGATTCCAGCCTCCAAGGATGGAGTGGTTAAGAAGATCCTCGTCAAGGAAGGCGACACCGTGGACACCGGACAGGCACTAATAGAACTCGAATGA